The Desulfovibrio piger DNA segment ATGGCGGGATGCCCGCTACTTCCGCGGGATGCAGGGAGTAGGTCGCCTATGGAGCGGGGACGGGAAGAGGACGGCCGATGTCCCTAGGTGCGCCGTTTTGTTCCGGCATGCGGTGTGGCCATCAGCGGGGCAGGGGAGGGAGGCGCTGTCAGGCTTCGTGTGCGGCCTTTTTGAAGGCTGGAGAAGACACGAGGGGAAGGGGAGATTTTCCACCGGAGACGGCCGGAGGCGGTCGCAGGGCCATGCCCGTCATGACGCGGTCGCTTCGGGCATCGGCAGCGCGATGGCGTCCCCTTCCCCTCTGGTAAAAGAACTGTCTAGCCGATCCATTCCTGGCCGGTGGCCATGTCCATGATGACGAATTCCGTGCCGTCGCCCTTGGCGGCCACGCGGTATTCCAGCTTCTCGGCCACACGGTTGGGCAGCTCGCCGCTCTGGTCGAAGGTCAGCACCCGGCAGGAGAAGCCGTCGTGATAGTCGCTGACGGGGATCTCGCGGGAAGAGGCCACGATGATCTCGTCGCCCACCTGACAGGTACGGGCCGCGGCGCCGTTGAGGCAGACCACGCCGCTGCCGCGCGGGCCGGGCAGCACATAGGTCTC contains these protein-coding regions:
- the panD gene encoding aspartate 1-decarboxylase, with product MERKEVTRMLVGVQPQGQGTIRVVGAKLHGIVVTESKLNYHGSITIDTDILEAAHLLPLEYVYIWNKHSGSRIETYVLPGPRGSGVVCLNGAAARTCQVGDEIIVASSREIPVSDYHDGFSCRVLTFDQSGELPNRVAEKLEYRVAAKGDGTEFVIMDMATGQEWIG